A single region of the Arthrobacter sp. PAMC25564 genome encodes:
- a CDS encoding RNA polymerase sigma factor, translated as MTPSSAKKEPADQAVLSPEEKKAATNAKRAATRAANKAVKDAASAEGGDSASAAAKPEPKKRGPKPGAKAAAEAASKSARGGSDEDSDEVEEDLDDLTPDAAELGEDGEEIAGKAAATTGSGFVYSDADDDDAPVQQVMSAGATADPVKDYLKQIGKVALLNAEQEVDLALRIEAGLFAEEKINADDGTMDPKLKRELEFVIHDGKRAKNHLLEANLRLVVSLAKRYTGRGMLFLDLIQEGNLGLIRAVEKFDYTKGFKFSTYATWWIRQAITRAMADQARTIRIPVHMVEVINKLARVQRQMLQDLGREPTPEELALELDMTPEKVVEVQKYGREPISLHTPLGEDGDSEFGDLIEDSEAVVPADAVSFTLLQEQLHSVLDTLSEREAGVVAMRFGLTDGQPKTLDEIGKVYGVTRERIRQIESKTMSKLRHPSRSQVLRDYLD; from the coding sequence GTGACCCCGTCTTCCGCGAAGAAGGAACCCGCCGACCAGGCCGTATTATCCCCTGAGGAGAAGAAGGCGGCGACGAACGCCAAGCGCGCCGCCACGCGTGCAGCCAACAAGGCTGTCAAAGACGCAGCCTCCGCCGAAGGTGGCGACTCCGCTTCGGCGGCCGCCAAGCCTGAGCCCAAGAAGCGCGGGCCCAAGCCCGGCGCCAAAGCGGCGGCAGAAGCCGCCAGCAAATCCGCCCGTGGCGGCTCGGACGAGGACTCCGACGAGGTCGAAGAGGACCTCGACGATCTGACGCCCGACGCTGCCGAACTCGGAGAAGACGGCGAAGAGATTGCCGGCAAGGCCGCGGCCACCACCGGCTCCGGCTTTGTCTACTCCGATGCCGACGACGACGATGCCCCGGTGCAGCAGGTCATGTCCGCCGGCGCCACTGCCGACCCCGTTAAGGACTACCTGAAGCAGATCGGCAAGGTCGCCCTGCTGAACGCTGAACAGGAAGTGGATCTGGCCCTGCGCATCGAGGCCGGCCTGTTTGCCGAGGAAAAGATCAACGCCGACGACGGCACCATGGATCCGAAGCTCAAGCGTGAGCTCGAATTCGTCATCCACGACGGCAAGCGCGCCAAGAACCACCTGCTGGAGGCCAACCTCCGCCTCGTCGTGTCGCTGGCCAAGCGCTACACCGGCCGCGGCATGCTGTTCCTGGACCTGATCCAGGAGGGCAACCTGGGCCTGATCCGTGCAGTCGAGAAGTTCGACTACACGAAGGGCTTCAAGTTCTCCACCTACGCCACCTGGTGGATCCGCCAGGCGATCACCCGCGCCATGGCCGACCAGGCGCGCACCATCCGTATCCCGGTACACATGGTGGAAGTCATCAACAAGCTGGCCCGCGTGCAGCGCCAGATGCTTCAGGACCTCGGACGCGAACCAACCCCGGAGGAGCTGGCCCTCGAGCTGGACATGACTCCGGAGAAGGTCGTGGAGGTCCAGAAGTACGGGCGCGAGCCCATCTCCCTGCACACACCCCTCGGCGAGGACGGCGACTCCGAATTCGGTGACCTCATCGAGGACTCCGAGGCTGTCGTCCCGGCGGATGCCGTGAGCTTCACCCTGCTGCAGGAACAGCTGCACTCGGTGCTGGACACGCTCTCCGAACGTGAAGCCGGTGTGGTCGCGATGCGCTTTGGGCTGACCGACGGACAGCCGAAGACACTGGACGAAATCGGCAAGGTCTA
- a CDS encoding DUF4192 family protein, whose product MTAPEHLKITGPEDILGFIPHSLGYWPSKSLVAMTMQGKRLGATLRVDLPAAGGVTDIAGFAGTVASYLQADEEADGTLLAFFTDTDGDGGVPVADLLAVLELALVESGMAVRDAWIIGAQFWRNAYCTDPSCCAPPGRPVDEIRNSRLNAEMVFRGSIVGAAPGARETDCSPPCADPAAFEAEQRWSQEFAGRRKDRAQFRQVLEVWTRVLGGIPGQGHALELDPGLASYLSASLGVQAWRDAVLVMAAAGGAAAERGAAEFGLFDRAAGPPDAPILPAPLPPMEGFPPLGPPRDAAGTACGLRGAPGYGDVLLGLAPPVPDWALMGRLERVLVLLGRDCGGEARAACLTARGWIEWCRGRGSFADALFQQAAVTCPGYRLAELLAELGRRGTICGWAGRREAAWQKFEPGAA is encoded by the coding sequence ATGACAGCTCCCGAACACCTGAAAATCACCGGCCCCGAAGACATCCTCGGCTTCATCCCGCACTCGCTGGGCTACTGGCCGTCGAAAAGCCTCGTGGCCATGACCATGCAGGGCAAACGGCTCGGCGCCACCCTGCGCGTTGACCTGCCGGCCGCCGGCGGTGTCACGGACATTGCAGGCTTTGCCGGCACCGTGGCGTCCTACCTGCAAGCCGACGAGGAGGCGGACGGCACCCTGCTGGCCTTCTTCACCGACACGGACGGCGACGGCGGCGTTCCCGTGGCGGATCTCTTGGCTGTGCTTGAGCTTGCCCTCGTGGAATCAGGCATGGCGGTGAGGGATGCCTGGATCATCGGGGCGCAGTTCTGGCGGAACGCCTACTGCACCGATCCCTCGTGCTGCGCCCCGCCCGGGCGCCCCGTGGACGAGATCAGGAACAGCCGGCTTAACGCCGAGATGGTCTTCCGGGGCAGCATCGTGGGCGCGGCACCCGGCGCCCGCGAGACCGACTGCTCCCCGCCGTGTGCGGACCCGGCCGCGTTTGAGGCCGAACAGCGCTGGTCGCAGGAATTCGCCGGACGCCGGAAGGACCGGGCACAGTTCCGGCAGGTGCTGGAGGTATGGACGCGGGTCCTGGGCGGCATTCCCGGCCAGGGGCATGCCCTGGAGCTTGACCCGGGGCTCGCCTCCTACCTGAGCGCCAGCCTCGGCGTTCAGGCCTGGCGGGACGCCGTGCTGGTAATGGCGGCCGCCGGAGGGGCGGCGGCTGAACGCGGTGCGGCGGAATTCGGCCTGTTCGACAGGGCCGCCGGACCGCCCGATGCCCCGATCCTGCCCGCGCCGCTGCCGCCGATGGAGGGATTCCCTCCCCTCGGGCCTCCCCGCGATGCGGCCGGCACCGCCTGCGGCCTTCGCGGGGCTCCCGGCTACGGCGACGTCCTGCTCGGCCTGGCGCCGCCGGTTCCCGATTGGGCGCTGATGGGGCGGCTGGAGCGCGTCCTTGTGCTGCTGGGCAGGGATTGCGGTGGGGAGGCCCGGGCCGCCTGCCTCACGGCGCGCGGCTGGATCGAATGGTGTCGGGGCAGGGGCTCGTTCGCCGATGCCCTGTTCCAGCAGGCAGCCGTGACATGCCCCGGCTACCGGCTGGCCGAACTGCTGGCCGAACTTGGCCGGCGGGGGACCATCTGTGGCTGGGCCGGCCGGCGGGAGGCCGCGTGGCAGAAGTTCGAGCCGGGTGCCGCCTGA
- a CDS encoding MFS transporter: MTSPRAWLIWIIGIFAYLVAVSQRTSFGVVGLEATERFHASAAEISFFTVLQLLVYAALQIPVGVLVDRFGSRAMIAGGALLMALGQLQLAFAESIPGGVLGRVLVGAGDAMTFISVIRLIPLWFAPARVPLLTQLTGMSGQLGQLFSVVPFAMILHSAGWTPAFLTLAAMSALAVVLVLVLLQDLPPGHPAPEPSAGLRATGVLLSHAWRQPGTQLGMWSHFTVQFSGTVFAMTWGYPFLISGQGLDTGTVSALMTLYVAAGIAAGPLMGSFVGRHPLRRSTMVLLIAAATAAAWAAVLLIPGKSPLWLLAGLVVVLAIGGPGSMIGFDFARTFNPAHRIGTATGIVNVGGFMAALVAIFLIGFVLDVLHASGFSPGGLYALDPFRIALSVQLLLLAGGAGAIIAVRRKVRRQMAAKGVLVPPLLATLARQRRLNSERRRNR; this comes from the coding sequence GTGACCTCACCCCGCGCCTGGCTGATCTGGATCATTGGGATTTTCGCGTACCTGGTCGCGGTCAGCCAGCGCACCTCTTTCGGCGTCGTCGGGCTGGAAGCCACCGAACGGTTCCACGCCAGCGCCGCCGAAATCTCCTTCTTCACGGTGCTGCAGCTGCTTGTCTATGCGGCGCTGCAGATACCGGTCGGGGTGCTGGTGGACCGCTTCGGCTCCCGCGCGATGATTGCGGGAGGTGCCCTGCTGATGGCACTCGGGCAGCTCCAGCTTGCCTTCGCGGAGAGCATCCCGGGCGGCGTGCTGGGCCGGGTGCTGGTGGGGGCCGGCGATGCCATGACGTTCATCTCCGTGATCCGGCTGATTCCGCTGTGGTTCGCCCCGGCCCGGGTGCCGCTGCTTACCCAGCTGACCGGCATGTCAGGCCAGCTCGGGCAGCTCTTCAGCGTGGTGCCGTTCGCGATGATCCTGCACTCCGCCGGCTGGACCCCCGCCTTCCTGACGCTGGCGGCGATGTCCGCCCTCGCCGTCGTGCTGGTGCTTGTCCTGCTGCAGGACCTGCCGCCCGGACATCCCGCCCCGGAACCGTCGGCCGGGCTGCGCGCCACCGGTGTCCTGCTCTCGCATGCCTGGCGTCAGCCCGGAACGCAGCTGGGGATGTGGAGCCATTTCACCGTCCAGTTCAGCGGCACCGTCTTCGCAATGACCTGGGGCTATCCGTTCCTGATTTCCGGGCAGGGGCTGGATACCGGCACCGTCTCGGCCCTGATGACACTGTATGTGGCCGCCGGCATCGCCGCCGGGCCGCTGATGGGCAGCTTTGTCGGCCGGCACCCCTTGCGCCGGTCCACCATGGTGCTGCTGATCGCCGCCGCCACCGCCGCCGCCTGGGCCGCGGTGCTGCTCATCCCGGGGAAGTCCCCTTTGTGGCTGCTGGCCGGCCTCGTGGTGGTGTTGGCCATCGGCGGCCCCGGTTCCATGATCGGCTTCGACTTCGCCAGGACCTTCAACCCGGCCCACCGGATCGGGACGGCCACCGGGATCGTGAACGTGGGCGGCTTCATGGCCGCGCTCGTGGCGATCTTCCTGATCGGCTTCGTGCTCGACGTCCTGCACGCCTCGGGATTCTCCCCGGGCGGGCTATATGCCCTTGACCCGTTCCGGATCGCTCTGAGCGTCCAGCTCCTGTTGCTGGCGGGAGGTGCCGGCGCCATCATTGCCGTCCGCCGGAAAGTGCGCCGGCAGATGGCCGCGAAGGGTGTCCTGGTGCCGCCGCTGCTCGCCACGCTCGCCCGGCAGCGCCGGCTCAACTCGGAGCGCCGGCGGAACCGCTGA
- a CDS encoding PAC2 family protein: MIERISGSLLDPGSLYLRDDALFHSPELRGLNLIMGFTGFADAGHVVRQITAEMLDTLDAEMIAEFDADQLIDYRTRRPQVSFVEDHLQDYQAPSLALYRLIDGLGSPFLLLAGFEPDLQWERFARAVVGIVRELDVNLVTWIHSIPMPVPHTRPVGVTVHGNRPELIEGISAWKPTVEVPAAVGHLLELRLTEAGRNIAGYVIHVPHYLAEAEYPTAAVAGLEYLGAATSLMLPTDRLREAGREVGRQIAEQIEASEEVQQVVSRLEARYDEKAEGTVRRSLLADENDELPNADALGAAVEAYLARKEPG; this comes from the coding sequence GTGATTGAACGGATTTCCGGCTCATTGCTGGACCCCGGATCGCTTTACCTGCGTGATGACGCGCTGTTCCACAGCCCGGAGCTGCGGGGACTGAACCTGATCATGGGGTTCACCGGATTCGCCGATGCCGGCCATGTCGTCCGGCAGATCACCGCCGAAATGCTGGACACCCTCGATGCGGAGATGATTGCCGAATTCGATGCCGACCAGCTCATCGACTACCGGACCCGGCGTCCGCAGGTGAGCTTCGTCGAAGACCATCTGCAGGACTACCAGGCCCCGAGCCTGGCGCTTTACCGGCTCATCGACGGGCTGGGCAGCCCGTTCCTGCTGCTCGCCGGATTCGAGCCGGACCTGCAATGGGAGCGGTTCGCCCGCGCCGTCGTCGGGATCGTCCGGGAACTGGACGTCAATCTCGTCACCTGGATCCATTCCATCCCCATGCCGGTTCCGCACACCCGCCCGGTCGGCGTCACGGTCCACGGCAACCGGCCGGAGCTGATCGAGGGAATCTCGGCCTGGAAGCCCACCGTTGAGGTGCCCGCCGCCGTCGGCCACCTCCTGGAGCTGCGGCTGACGGAAGCAGGCCGCAATATTGCCGGCTACGTGATCCATGTGCCGCACTACCTCGCCGAGGCCGAGTACCCGACGGCAGCCGTCGCCGGACTCGAATATCTCGGCGCGGCCACCTCGCTTATGCTCCCCACCGACCGCCTCCGCGAGGCGGGCCGGGAAGTGGGCCGCCAGATCGCCGAGCAGATTGAGGCCTCCGAAGAGGTCCAGCAGGTCGTGTCGCGGCTGGAGGCCAGGTATGACGAGAAGGCCGAGGGCACCGTGCGGCGGTCCCTGCTGGCCGACGAGAACGATGAGCTGCCCAATGCCGATGCCCTCGGAGCCGCGGTGGAGGCCTATCTGGCCCGCAAAGAACCCGGCTAA
- a CDS encoding leucyl aminopeptidase, translating into MVKNTEVKLSAIAGDLKKSPSDALVIGVGQGTDGPVLLDNPLTAAAAEALSESLGVLGITGAADQAHRLPGLPEAGATILLLAGVGKLSAKQPLSEEALRRAAGSAVRQLAGVSTVTLAFPTATLADVAAVAEGAAMGAYSYTEFRSSQDGLKDPVKNVVIRTDFAKDLALAPVLDRAALIGKAVNATRTLVNQPPSHLYPESFADAAKELSKGLPVKVTVWDEKRLEKEGFGGILGVGKGSTRQPRLVKVEYAPAKATATIALVGKGITFDTGGISIKPALGMGDMKSDMAGAAVVLNTVLALAGLRLPVKATAWLCIAENMPSGAAQRPADVLTMFGGKTVEVLNTDAEGRLVMADGIVAASQEFPDAIIDVATLTGAQLVALGDRTAGVMGSDSVTGPIKAAADRAGELVWPMPLPEELRASLDSQVADIANIGERHGGMMTAAVFLREFVGKGKDGGQIPWAHIDIAGPSFNNGSPYGYTHKQGTGCTVRTLVAYVEDILANAV; encoded by the coding sequence GTGGTCAAGAATACTGAAGTGAAACTTAGTGCAATCGCAGGGGATCTGAAGAAATCCCCCAGCGATGCCCTCGTGATCGGCGTGGGGCAGGGTACAGACGGTCCCGTGCTGCTCGATAACCCGCTGACGGCTGCGGCGGCTGAGGCATTGTCGGAATCACTGGGTGTTCTTGGCATCACCGGAGCAGCCGACCAGGCGCACCGCCTGCCGGGCCTGCCGGAGGCAGGGGCCACCATCCTGCTGCTCGCCGGCGTCGGCAAACTGTCCGCGAAGCAGCCGCTCTCCGAGGAAGCGCTGCGCCGCGCCGCCGGCTCAGCCGTCCGCCAACTGGCCGGCGTCAGTACCGTCACCCTGGCATTTCCGACGGCGACGCTGGCCGATGTCGCGGCCGTCGCCGAGGGCGCCGCAATGGGCGCCTACTCCTACACGGAGTTCCGGTCCTCCCAGGACGGGCTCAAGGATCCGGTGAAGAACGTCGTGATCCGCACCGACTTCGCGAAGGACCTGGCCCTGGCGCCGGTTCTGGACCGTGCGGCCCTGATCGGCAAGGCCGTGAACGCGACCCGCACCCTCGTGAACCAGCCACCGAGCCATCTCTACCCCGAGTCCTTCGCCGACGCCGCCAAGGAGCTCTCCAAGGGCCTGCCCGTCAAGGTCACCGTCTGGGACGAAAAGCGACTGGAGAAAGAGGGCTTCGGCGGCATCCTCGGCGTCGGCAAGGGATCCACCCGCCAGCCGCGCCTCGTGAAGGTCGAATACGCCCCGGCCAAGGCCACCGCCACTATCGCCCTCGTCGGGAAGGGCATCACCTTTGACACCGGCGGCATCTCCATCAAGCCGGCCCTGGGCATGGGTGACATGAAGAGCGACATGGCCGGCGCCGCCGTCGTCCTTAACACTGTGCTGGCCCTCGCCGGCCTCCGCCTTCCGGTCAAGGCGACGGCCTGGCTCTGCATTGCCGAAAACATGCCCTCCGGCGCCGCCCAGCGTCCGGCCGACGTCCTGACCATGTTCGGCGGCAAGACCGTGGAGGTTTTGAACACCGACGCCGAGGGCCGCCTGGTCATGGCCGACGGCATCGTGGCCGCGAGCCAGGAATTCCCGGACGCGATCATCGACGTCGCCACCCTGACCGGCGCGCAGCTGGTCGCGCTGGGCGACCGCACCGCCGGCGTCATGGGATCGGACTCCGTCACCGGCCCGATCAAGGCCGCCGCCGACCGCGCCGGCGAGCTGGTCTGGCCGATGCCGCTGCCGGAGGAGCTGCGGGCCAGCCTCGACTCCCAGGTCGCCGACATCGCCAACATCGGTGAACGCCACGGCGGCATGATGACCGCGGCCGTGTTCCTGCGCGAATTCGTGGGCAAGGGCAAGGACGGCGGGCAGATCCCGTGGGCCCACATCGACATTGCCGGCCCCTCGTTCAACAACGGAAGCCCCTACGGCTACACCCATAAGCAGGGGACGGGCTGCACCGTGCGCACCCTGGTCGCGTATGTGGAGGACATCCTCGCCAACGCCGTCTAG
- the lpdA gene encoding dihydrolipoyl dehydrogenase: MADQATAQEFDILVLGGGSGGYATALRAVQLGLTVGLIEKAKLGGTCLHNGCIPTKALLHSAELADHARDSAKYGVNVTLDSIDINAVNAYKDGIIAGKFKGLQGLIKSKKGITVIEGEGKLQGADTIVVNGTAYKGKNIVLATGSYSRSLPGLEIGGKVITSDEALTMDYIPKSAIVLGGGVIGVEFASVWKSFGVDVTIIEGLPSLVPNEDPSIVKNLERAFKKRGIKFSTGIFFQGVEQNDNGVKVTLVDGKTFEADLLLVAVGRGPVTANLGYEEAGLTIDRGFVITNERLHTGVGNVYAVGDIVPGVQLAHRGYQQGIFVAEEIAGLKPVVVEDVNIPKVTYCEPEIATVGYTEPAAKAKFGDDQVETQEYNLAGNGKSSILGTSGIVKLVRQKNGPVVGVHMIGSRMGEQIGEAQLIVNWEAYPEDVAALVHAHPTQNESLGEAHLALAGKPLHG; this comes from the coding sequence GTGGCCGATCAGGCAACTGCGCAAGAATTCGACATCCTGGTACTCGGCGGCGGCAGCGGCGGCTACGCAACTGCCCTGCGTGCCGTACAGCTCGGCCTTACCGTCGGCCTCATCGAAAAGGCAAAGCTCGGGGGCACCTGCCTGCACAACGGCTGTATCCCCACCAAGGCCCTGCTGCACTCCGCAGAGCTGGCGGACCACGCCCGCGACTCGGCTAAGTACGGCGTCAACGTGACCCTCGACAGCATCGACATCAACGCTGTCAACGCCTACAAGGACGGCATCATTGCCGGCAAGTTCAAGGGCCTCCAGGGTCTGATCAAGAGCAAAAAGGGCATCACCGTCATCGAGGGCGAAGGCAAGCTCCAGGGCGCCGACACCATCGTAGTCAACGGCACCGCGTACAAGGGCAAGAACATCGTCCTCGCCACGGGGTCCTACTCCCGCTCGCTGCCCGGCCTGGAAATCGGCGGCAAGGTCATCACCTCCGACGAAGCCCTGACCATGGACTACATCCCCAAGAGTGCGATCGTCCTGGGCGGCGGCGTGATCGGCGTCGAGTTCGCTTCCGTCTGGAAGTCCTTCGGCGTCGACGTCACCATCATCGAAGGCCTGCCCTCACTGGTCCCGAACGAGGATCCGTCGATCGTGAAGAACCTCGAGCGTGCCTTTAAGAAGCGCGGCATCAAGTTCTCCACCGGCATCTTCTTCCAGGGTGTCGAGCAGAACGATAACGGAGTGAAGGTCACCCTCGTAGACGGCAAGACCTTCGAGGCCGACCTGCTGCTCGTGGCCGTTGGCCGCGGCCCCGTCACGGCCAACCTTGGCTACGAAGAAGCCGGGTTGACCATTGACCGCGGCTTCGTCATCACCAACGAGCGCCTGCACACCGGCGTCGGCAACGTCTACGCCGTCGGCGACATCGTCCCGGGCGTCCAGCTGGCCCACCGCGGCTACCAGCAGGGCATCTTCGTCGCCGAGGAAATCGCCGGCCTGAAGCCCGTCGTCGTCGAAGACGTCAACATCCCCAAGGTCACCTACTGCGAGCCTGAAATCGCCACAGTGGGCTACACGGAGCCGGCCGCCAAGGCCAAGTTCGGTGACGACCAGGTCGAGACCCAGGAATACAACCTGGCCGGAAACGGCAAGAGCTCCATCCTGGGCACCAGCGGTATCGTCAAGCTGGTCCGCCAGAAGAACGGCCCCGTAGTCGGCGTCCACATGATCGGCTCCCGCATGGGTGAGCAGATCGGTGAAGCACAGCTGATCGTGAACTGGGAAGCCTACCCCGAGGACGTTGCCGCACTGGTCCACGCCCACCCGACCCAGAACGAATCCCTGGGCGAGGCGCATCTGGCACTGGCAGGCAAGCCGCTCCACGGCTGA
- the sucB gene encoding 2-oxoglutarate dehydrogenase, E2 component, dihydrolipoamide succinyltransferase — translation MSESVNLPALGESVTEGTVTRWLKQVGDRVEVDEPLLEVSTDKVDTEIPSPIAGVIEEILVAEDETAEVGAPLVRIGSGAASPAAAPAAAAPAAAEAPAAAPAPAAAPAPAPAPAAAPAPAPVAAPAGEGHEVTLPALGESVTEGTVTRWLKSIGDTVEVDEPLLEVSTDKVDTEIPSPFAGTLQEIRVNEDETAEVGAVLAVIGSGAAAPAPVEAPVEAPKQEAPAAPAAAPVEAPAPVEAPKQEAPAAAAAPAAPAAPVQQAAPAAPQAAAAPAESGYVTPLVRKLANQQGVDIASLTGTGVGGRIRKQDVLAAAEAKAAPAPAAAAPAARAAAPVPAAASSLRGTVQKAPRIRQVIARRMRESLDVSAQLTQVHEVDMTRIAKLRTAAKDNFLATNGVKLTFLPFIAKAVAEALKQHPKLNAEYNEEAQEITYHNAEHLAIAVDTEKGLLVPVISNAGDLNLAGMAGKIADVASRTRQGKIGPDELSGGTFSITNIGSVGALFDTPVINQPNVAILGTGAIVKRPVVVTDENGDDSLAIRSMMYLSLTYDHRLVDGADAGRFLLTLRARLEEGAFEADLGL, via the coding sequence ATGTCTGAATCCGTTAACTTGCCCGCCCTCGGTGAGAGTGTCACCGAAGGAACCGTCACCCGCTGGCTCAAGCAGGTAGGTGACCGGGTAGAGGTGGACGAGCCGCTGCTCGAAGTTTCCACCGACAAAGTAGACACCGAGATCCCCTCTCCGATCGCCGGCGTGATCGAGGAAATCCTCGTCGCCGAAGACGAGACCGCTGAAGTCGGCGCCCCGCTGGTCCGCATCGGCTCGGGTGCAGCTTCCCCCGCCGCAGCACCGGCCGCAGCAGCACCGGCAGCTGCCGAAGCCCCCGCCGCAGCACCGGCCCCCGCCGCAGCACCGGCCCCCGCCCCGGCCCCCGCCGCAGCACCGGCCCCCGCCCCGGTTGCTGCCCCGGCCGGCGAAGGCCACGAGGTCACCCTCCCCGCGCTGGGTGAGAGCGTCACCGAAGGCACCGTCACGCGTTGGCTGAAGAGCATCGGCGACACCGTCGAGGTTGACGAGCCGCTCCTGGAGGTTTCCACCGACAAGGTTGACACCGAGATCCCGTCCCCGTTCGCCGGCACCCTGCAGGAAATCCGCGTCAACGAGGATGAAACCGCCGAGGTCGGCGCCGTCCTGGCCGTCATCGGTTCCGGTGCCGCTGCCCCGGCCCCGGTCGAGGCACCGGTCGAGGCCCCGAAGCAGGAAGCCCCCGCAGCACCCGCCGCGGCCCCGGTCGAGGCACCGGCCCCCGTCGAGGCACCGAAGCAGGAAGCCCCCGCAGCAGCTGCCGCACCGGCTGCCCCCGCTGCTCCTGTGCAGCAGGCCGCTCCGGCCGCACCGCAGGCTGCTGCCGCCCCGGCAGAATCGGGCTACGTCACTCCCCTGGTCCGCAAGCTGGCCAACCAGCAGGGCGTGGACATCGCCTCGCTGACCGGCACCGGCGTCGGCGGCCGCATCCGCAAGCAGGATGTGCTCGCCGCAGCCGAGGCCAAGGCCGCACCGGCTCCCGCCGCCGCTGCACCGGCTGCCCGCGCCGCCGCGCCCGTCCCGGCTGCAGCTTCTTCGCTGCGCGGTACCGTGCAGAAGGCGCCGCGCATCCGCCAGGTCATCGCCCGCCGCATGCGTGAGTCGCTGGACGTTTCCGCCCAGTTGACCCAGGTGCATGAGGTCGACATGACGCGCATCGCCAAGTTGCGTACCGCCGCCAAGGATAACTTCCTCGCCACCAACGGCGTGAAGCTGACGTTCCTGCCGTTCATCGCCAAGGCTGTGGCCGAGGCCCTGAAGCAGCACCCGAAGCTGAACGCCGAGTACAACGAGGAAGCCCAGGAGATCACCTACCACAACGCCGAGCACCTGGCGATTGCGGTGGACACGGAAAAGGGCCTCCTGGTTCCCGTCATCTCCAACGCCGGCGACCTGAACTTGGCCGGCATGGCCGGGAAGATCGCCGATGTTGCCTCGCGCACCCGCCAGGGCAAGATCGGCCCGGACGAGCTGTCCGGCGGCACTTTCTCCATCACCAACATCGGCAGTGTCGGGGCGCTCTTCGACACCCCGGTCATCAACCAGCCGAACGTGGCCATCCTGGGCACCGGTGCGATCGTCAAGCGGCCCGTCGTGGTCACCGATGAGAACGGCGATGACTCGCTGGCCATCCGCTCGATGATGTACCTCTCCCTGACGTACGATCACCGACTGGTTGACGGCGCCGACGCGGGACGCTTCCTGCTGACGCTGCGGGCACGCCTCGAAGAGGGCGCGTTCGAAGCCGACCTGGGCCTCTAG
- a CDS encoding OsmC family protein, with the protein MAATRTAHTVWNGDLMTGAGNTTLDSSGLGNFDVTWKARAEASEGKTSPEELIAAAHSACFSMAFSLALAQAGHTPEEINTKADVTFVPGTGITDSHLTVSARVPGITEDEFQRIAGEAKVGCPVSAALTGIKITLDATLAS; encoded by the coding sequence ATGGCAGCAACACGCACCGCACACACTGTCTGGAACGGCGACCTGATGACGGGCGCAGGCAACACAACGCTGGACAGCTCCGGACTGGGTAACTTCGATGTCACCTGGAAGGCACGCGCGGAAGCTTCCGAGGGCAAGACCAGCCCGGAAGAGCTCATCGCCGCCGCGCACTCGGCCTGTTTCTCGATGGCTTTCAGCCTCGCCCTCGCCCAGGCCGGCCACACGCCCGAGGAAATCAACACCAAGGCCGACGTCACCTTCGTGCCCGGCACCGGCATCACGGACAGCCACCTGACGGTCAGCGCGCGGGTCCCGGGGATCACCGAAGACGAATTCCAGCGTATCGCCGGGGAAGCCAAGGTCGGCTGCCCTGTCTCGGCCGCGCTGACCGGCATCAAGATCACACTGGACGCCACACTGGCCTCCTAG